One stretch of Paenibacillus sp. AN1007 DNA includes these proteins:
- the ssuE gene encoding NADPH-dependent FMN reductase: MSHVVIIAGAPSKRSRLTGLTDYSSHTLNRAGISVEVIQVADLPAEDLLQAKFDSPAIQDALAIVDAADAVIVATPVYKAAYSGVLKLFLDLIPQEGLRGKVTLPLVIGGSIAHLLAIDYALKPVLTALGGRHILGGVYAVDQTIERNEDGTFTLAADITARLDRSLEELSLTLEKSGITIL, from the coding sequence ATGTCCCATGTTGTTATCATTGCTGGAGCGCCATCGAAGCGTTCACGTTTGACGGGACTTACGGATTACAGCAGCCATACGTTAAATAGAGCTGGTATTTCCGTTGAAGTCATTCAGGTTGCCGATCTGCCGGCTGAAGATTTGCTGCAGGCAAAGTTCGACAGCCCGGCCATTCAGGATGCGCTTGCCATTGTGGATGCAGCGGATGCTGTCATTGTGGCGACACCTGTATATAAGGCAGCTTATTCGGGGGTGCTTAAGCTTTTTCTCGATCTGATTCCGCAAGAAGGACTGCGGGGCAAAGTGACACTCCCCCTCGTCATTGGCGGTTCAATTGCACATTTGCTTGCCATTGATTACGCCTTAAAACCTGTGCTCACCGCTCTAGGCGGGCGCCATATCCTTGGCGGCGTATACGCAGTGGATCAGACGATCGAACGCAATGAGGATGGAACATTCACTCTTGCGGCAGACATTACTGCACGTCTGGATCGATCTTTGGAAGAATTGAGTTTGACACTGGAAAAGAGTGGGATTACGATATTGTAA
- a CDS encoding LysR family transcriptional regulator, producing the protein MNIENIEAFVYINHYGSFNKAAEVLFLSQPSVTARIQSLERELGCKLFDRLGKQIVLTDEGRKFLPYAQQVLQVIQKGRQKIQKRRTTPEALRLGSTVSVSNYVIPDFLPRIKELYPEVNIKLTTAAADQLIAKLLSQEIDLAFVRKVMHPAIRTVAFYEDPIQLYVYKGHPFIERGHISMEAIRQEQLVFFECGSLDWLRIHRAFDSLEHPPDITYHVDNSETAKKLVVQGAGIAFLPGLTVKKEVQRQELFPIQVHEVAGVSLQISVVTLKEEFSPFAEPFGELLRQL; encoded by the coding sequence ATGAATATAGAGAACATTGAAGCGTTTGTATATATCAATCATTATGGAAGCTTCAATAAGGCGGCTGAAGTACTCTTCTTGTCCCAGCCTTCGGTTACAGCACGCATTCAGTCACTGGAGAGGGAGCTGGGATGCAAGCTGTTTGACCGACTAGGCAAGCAGATCGTGCTGACGGATGAAGGCCGTAAATTTTTGCCGTATGCGCAGCAGGTGCTGCAGGTGATCCAGAAGGGCAGACAGAAAATTCAGAAGCGTAGAACGACACCTGAGGCACTGCGCCTCGGAAGTACCGTATCGGTGTCCAATTATGTCATCCCCGATTTTCTACCCCGAATCAAGGAGTTGTACCCTGAAGTCAACATTAAACTGACGACAGCAGCAGCGGATCAGCTGATTGCCAAACTGCTCAGTCAGGAGATCGATCTGGCTTTTGTGCGCAAGGTCATGCACCCTGCCATCCGTACCGTCGCCTTCTACGAAGATCCGATACAGCTGTATGTGTACAAAGGGCATCCCTTCATCGAGAGGGGACATATCAGCATGGAGGCGATCCGGCAGGAGCAGCTGGTCTTTTTTGAATGCGGCTCCCTGGACTGGCTTCGGATTCACCGTGCGTTTGACTCGCTGGAGCATCCGCCGGACATTACATATCATGTCGATAATTCGGAAACAGCAAAGAAACTGGTTGTGCAGGGTGCGGGCATCGCTTTTCTGCCGGGACTGACGGTGAAGAAGGAGGTGCAGCGTCAGGAACTGTTCCCAATTCAGGTCCATGAGGTGGCAGGTGTTTCGCTGCAGATCAGTGTTGTAACTTTAAAAGAAGAATTTTCGCCATTTGCAGAACCCTTTGGGGAACTGCTGCGGCAATTATAG
- a CDS encoding LLM class flavin-dependent oxidoreductase has translation MSIRVGILDQTPIYEGETPVEAFRHTIELAQRAEQLGFHRFWVSEHHDGQHVAGSSPEVLISHLLAHTKRIRLGSGGVMLQHYSPYKVAENFNVLAALGPGRIDLGIGRAPGGLPRSTQALQQGTQEAASLQEKIVQVRRYIHNEPFEDASHPFAGLSASPVSGNPAELYILGASADSAGMAAELGLPYVFSLFINSSTEVALEAIRVYRERFDRSRGQEPYAALAISLIAAESEQEAEQLASEHQLVKIHLESGKVLTVGSVEQAEEFGRQSNESYRVEVLEPSVIRGTKEKVGQALLKLQQDFDIQEIIVTTAARDFSKRVRSFELLHELLAAQGVPDFVQVSAHGAAKREAAIG, from the coding sequence ATGAGTATCCGTGTTGGCATTTTGGACCAGACCCCGATTTATGAAGGGGAAACACCGGTAGAAGCATTTCGACATACCATTGAGCTGGCACAGCGGGCAGAGCAGCTTGGTTTTCATCGGTTCTGGGTATCTGAGCATCATGATGGACAGCATGTCGCAGGCTCTTCCCCGGAAGTGCTCATCTCTCATTTGCTTGCACACACGAAACGAATTCGGCTGGGTTCTGGTGGCGTGATGTTACAGCATTACAGTCCCTACAAGGTCGCTGAAAATTTTAATGTACTTGCAGCGCTGGGACCTGGGCGAATTGATCTGGGCATCGGTCGTGCACCGGGAGGACTGCCCCGTTCGACACAGGCTCTGCAGCAGGGGACTCAAGAGGCAGCATCGCTGCAGGAAAAAATCGTTCAAGTGAGACGGTATATTCACAACGAGCCGTTTGAAGATGCATCCCATCCATTTGCAGGTCTCAGCGCCTCACCCGTATCCGGGAATCCGGCAGAGCTGTATATACTCGGAGCTAGTGCAGACAGCGCAGGTATGGCGGCCGAGCTGGGCCTGCCGTACGTCTTTTCGCTGTTTATTAACAGCAGTACAGAGGTTGCTCTGGAAGCCATTCGGGTCTACCGCGAGCGCTTTGACCGTTCCCGCGGGCAGGAGCCTTACGCTGCACTTGCCATATCGTTGATTGCAGCCGAGAGTGAGCAGGAAGCGGAACAACTCGCGAGTGAACATCAACTGGTCAAGATTCATCTGGAGAGCGGCAAAGTACTGACCGTGGGTTCCGTCGAACAGGCAGAGGAATTTGGGAGACAGTCTAACGAGTCGTACCGAGTTGAAGTTCTAGAACCAAGCGTGATTCGCGGCACCAAAGAAAAGGTAGGTCAGGCACTGCTAAAGCTGCAGCAGGATTTTGATATACAAGAGATTATTGTGACGACAGCTGCGCGGGACTTCTCGAAACGTGTTCGTTCCTTTGAATTACTGCATGAGCTGTTGGCAGCGCAGGGTGTGCCAGATTTTGTGCAGGTATCCGCTCATGGGGCAGCGAAAAGGGAAGCAGCGATCGGATAG
- a CDS encoding amidohydrolase: MKSDLEQPRGQLEQWKDEQHKVEQREQLQNDKTLDQQYVLPWVGNAGNVEQEEAFAAYLTVIRRHLHRNPELSGEEKETTAAIRSWLEEEGVRIADEYPLRTGLVAEVGQGNGPVAALRADIDALPIQEETRLEFASQIPGRMHACGHDAHTAILIGAARLLKQRESSLPGKVRFIFQPSEEKATGARQVIQSGALADVQAVFGLHNKPDLRVGTVGIREGALMAAADGFVVKVQGVGTHAAVPEAGIDPIVVAAHIVTALQAIVSRNVGTQESAVLSVTKINSGTAWNVIPEEAILDGTVRTFDEKVCSRIRERFNQVVTGVAAAYGTTAAVRWIQGPPAVVNDESLARDAEQVVRELGLNSIRPLPSPAGEDFSFYQKEVPGLFLFLGTSGPHEWHHPGFDVDEQALPIGAHLLAALAEQALKRWQA; the protein is encoded by the coding sequence ATGAAAAGTGATCTGGAGCAGCCTAGAGGGCAGCTGGAGCAGTGGAAAGATGAGCAGCATAAGGTCGAGCAGAGAGAGCAATTGCAGAATGACAAAACGTTGGATCAGCAATATGTGCTGCCATGGGTAGGGAACGCGGGGAATGTGGAGCAGGAGGAGGCGTTTGCAGCATATCTGACTGTAATCCGGCGGCACCTGCATCGCAACCCGGAGCTGTCCGGGGAGGAAAAGGAAACAACGGCAGCCATTCGCAGCTGGCTGGAAGAGGAAGGAGTTCGTATTGCCGACGAATATCCGCTGCGAACAGGGCTTGTGGCGGAAGTCGGACAGGGGAACGGTCCTGTCGCTGCGCTGCGAGCAGACATTGATGCGCTGCCTATACAGGAAGAAACCAGGTTGGAGTTTGCTTCTCAGATCCCGGGTCGTATGCATGCATGCGGGCACGATGCTCATACCGCGATTCTTATTGGAGCAGCACGATTACTGAAACAGCGTGAATCTAGTCTGCCGGGGAAAGTGAGATTCATTTTCCAACCTTCGGAGGAGAAGGCGACAGGTGCAAGGCAGGTCATTCAGAGCGGTGCACTCGCTGATGTTCAGGCTGTATTTGGTTTACACAATAAACCGGATCTGCGAGTAGGCACCGTGGGGATTCGTGAGGGTGCGCTGATGGCGGCGGCTGATGGATTTGTAGTCAAAGTGCAGGGTGTCGGCACTCATGCAGCAGTCCCTGAAGCAGGAATTGATCCGATTGTGGTTGCTGCACATATCGTTACCGCACTGCAGGCGATTGTCAGCCGGAATGTAGGTACTCAGGAGAGTGCTGTACTCAGCGTTACAAAAATAAACAGCGGTACGGCCTGGAACGTCATCCCGGAGGAAGCGATACTTGACGGTACCGTACGTACGTTTGACGAGAAGGTGTGCTCCCGTATCCGTGAACGTTTCAACCAGGTCGTAACTGGTGTGGCTGCAGCCTACGGCACAACTGCGGCAGTGCGCTGGATTCAGGGACCACCCGCTGTGGTCAATGATGAATCGCTGGCAAGGGATGCCGAACAAGTTGTGCGGGAGCTTGGGCTGAACAGTATCAGACCGCTGCCTTCGCCGGCAGGTGAGGATTTTTCCTTTTACCAAAAAGAAGTACCGGGCCTGTTCCTCTTTCTTGGGACGTCGGGTCCGCATGAGTGGCATCATCCAGGCTTTGATGTAGATGAGCAGGCGCTGCCCATTGGCGCACATCTGCTGGCAGCACTAGCGGAGCAAGCCTTGAAACGATGGCAGGCATGA
- a CDS encoding diaminopimelate epimerase, with product MKQEIDFIKCNPTQNMTLLVRTDHASEHYSDIASSLMSYDHVHAEQVGFIKQPGRTEAAARLEMAGGEFCGNACMALAAHIAAEAGLEKQTSMNIKLDVSGTEHLISCQVKRREHRYDCRVTMPVPDQIERRKITFEGMELEMAIVRYAEFIHIVIEVQDVDDLMKRKAEHLARLLGLTMGDKMIGVLLYHPAAKEMAPLIYVPQLDSLIWERGCGSGTASVGAYQAWLKQSEVTQLVKQPGGAIKVTAQWGAQGVKAITIEGTVGIVAYGTAFIDTLQEQSRNVVEV from the coding sequence ATGAAACAAGAGATTGATTTTATCAAATGTAATCCGACGCAGAACATGACCCTTCTGGTGAGAACGGATCATGCATCCGAACATTACAGTGACATCGCTTCCAGCCTGATGTCCTATGATCATGTCCACGCTGAACAAGTCGGGTTCATCAAGCAGCCGGGCAGGACAGAAGCCGCTGCCCGTCTGGAGATGGCAGGAGGAGAATTTTGCGGCAATGCTTGTATGGCACTGGCAGCCCATATTGCAGCAGAAGCAGGGCTGGAGAAGCAAACATCCATGAATATCAAGCTGGATGTTTCAGGCACAGAGCACTTGATCAGCTGTCAGGTGAAGCGGCGAGAGCATCGGTATGATTGCCGGGTTACGATGCCTGTTCCCGATCAGATCGAGCGGCGGAAGATTACGTTTGAAGGTATGGAACTGGAGATGGCCATTGTTCGGTATGCCGAATTCATTCACATTGTGATTGAAGTGCAGGACGTTGACGACCTGATGAAGCGAAAGGCAGAACATCTCGCACGGTTACTAGGGCTCACGATGGGAGATAAAATGATCGGTGTTTTGTTATATCACCCTGCTGCGAAAGAGATGGCCCCCCTCATTTATGTCCCGCAGCTGGACAGTCTGATCTGGGAGAGAGGGTGCGGATCAGGTACGGCCTCTGTAGGCGCTTATCAGGCCTGGCTTAAACAGAGCGAAGTCACCCAGCTGGTCAAGCAGCCTGGAGGTGCGATAAAGGTGACCGCTCAGTGGGGTGCCCAAGGGGTGAAGGCCATTACGATTGAGGGGACTGTCGGCATTGTTGCCTATGGCACGGCTTTCATTGATACCTTACAGGAGCAGAGCAGGAATGTCGTAGAGGTTTGA
- a CDS encoding methyltransferase domain-containing protein, whose amino-acid sequence MITLIHLETRLRVFAEQFGKLAVRYDKTLEHSAELEAVINEYSRFVTDPDHKIAWGMLGQAELEELDPLVQVLRDQSAQCVAIMEKYRALKLQHGEVQIADYFKNIEECIDKEFGSFQVTPQSKVLLVGSGSFPMTPLLIAKRTGAEVVGIDIDAEAITLGRKVVETLGAGLNIRLEQQLLEDLAYTRQATHIIFSSTVANKYDLLDQLYALTNEQVVAAMRYGNELKSLFNYPMKETDGSKWRLADNILRPHDVFDIALYQKVPK is encoded by the coding sequence ATGATCACGTTGATCCATTTGGAAACCAGACTCCGTGTTTTTGCCGAACAATTTGGCAAGCTTGCGGTCAGATATGATAAGACACTTGAGCACAGCGCAGAACTGGAAGCGGTAATTAATGAGTATTCACGGTTTGTGACGGACCCTGATCACAAGATTGCTTGGGGTATGTTGGGGCAAGCAGAACTGGAGGAGCTTGATCCGCTAGTTCAGGTGCTAAGAGACCAATCCGCTCAGTGCGTCGCGATTATGGAGAAATATCGGGCACTGAAGCTGCAGCATGGAGAAGTGCAGATTGCGGATTATTTTAAAAATATCGAAGAGTGCATCGACAAAGAGTTTGGCAGCTTTCAGGTGACACCTCAATCCAAAGTGCTGCTGGTGGGTTCCGGTTCATTTCCAATGACCCCTTTACTGATCGCTAAACGTACCGGAGCCGAGGTGGTCGGCATAGATATCGACGCAGAGGCAATCACGCTGGGGAGAAAAGTTGTGGAGACGCTTGGGGCGGGCTTGAACATTCGTTTAGAGCAGCAGCTGCTGGAGGATCTGGCGTATACCCGACAAGCGACACATATTATTTTCAGCTCCACCGTGGCTAACAAGTATGACCTGCTCGATCAATTATATGCGTTAACCAATGAACAAGTCGTTGCAGCCATGCGATATGGCAATGAGTTGAAATCACTGTTTAACTATCCCATGAAAGAGACGGATGGCAGCAAGTGGAGGTTGGCCGACAACATTTTGCGCCCGCATGATGTGTTTGATATCGCGCTGTATCAGAAGGTGCCCAAGTAA
- a CDS encoding opine metallophore biosynthesis dehydrogenase has translation MSIVQRVLLCGTGPAAIQLAVTLKTHLGCHVAMAGRESVRSASFFASLEQSQRQVQVTIQNEKHRALAGGCTVDHLFKGYSTLEGEWDTIILAVTTDAYIDVLQEINDEFIKQLKYVILVSPTFGSSLLVSQYLFERNAAPEIISFSTYLGDTRWMHEQPSNEVITTGVKKKVYIGSTVPSSAYVRQLSELFERLHISLVVMSSPLEAETRNISLYVHPPLFMNDFSLEAIFGEQGVQKYVYKLYPEGPITPTLIRSMRSQWQEIEQITDRLHIQGVNLLQFMTDDNYPVRLESLSRQDIEQFDQLEAIHQEYLLYIRYASLLIDPFSEPDAAGTYFHFSAVPFSRIFINREGELDVPRMPKEDYYRIKMIQGIARHVKVDCPTIDHFIATYEAKLQEVTRTHPDQRLSTAFVIQSFQQDIRMICNRLEG, from the coding sequence ATGAGCATCGTTCAACGTGTTCTGTTATGCGGCACAGGTCCTGCAGCGATTCAGCTTGCGGTAACTCTTAAAACACATCTGGGCTGTCACGTCGCTATGGCGGGCAGGGAATCGGTGCGGTCTGCATCGTTCTTTGCATCACTCGAACAGAGCCAGCGGCAGGTTCAGGTGACGATTCAAAATGAGAAGCACCGAGCCTTGGCCGGGGGATGTACAGTGGATCACCTTTTTAAAGGGTACAGCACTCTTGAAGGGGAGTGGGATACGATTATATTGGCAGTCACCACCGATGCTTATATCGATGTACTCCAAGAAATCAATGACGAGTTCATTAAACAACTGAAATACGTTATTTTAGTTTCCCCTACCTTCGGCTCGAGTCTCCTGGTAAGCCAGTATTTGTTTGAGCGGAATGCAGCCCCGGAAATCATCAGCTTCTCCACCTACCTGGGCGATACCCGCTGGATGCATGAACAACCATCCAATGAGGTCATCACAACAGGAGTTAAAAAAAAGGTTTATATCGGCTCCACCGTTCCCTCTTCAGCTTATGTGCGGCAGTTAAGCGAGCTGTTCGAGCGGCTGCATATTTCACTCGTCGTTATGTCTTCCCCGCTGGAAGCTGAAACAAGGAATATTTCGCTGTACGTACACCCACCACTGTTTATGAATGATTTTTCGCTAGAGGCCATTTTCGGTGAGCAGGGTGTTCAAAAATATGTTTACAAGCTTTATCCCGAAGGGCCGATTACTCCCACACTCATTCGCAGTATGCGGTCACAGTGGCAGGAAATCGAGCAGATTACAGACAGACTCCATATTCAGGGAGTGAACTTGCTGCAGTTTATGACGGACGACAATTATCCGGTTCGATTAGAGAGTTTATCACGTCAGGATATCGAACAGTTTGATCAATTAGAGGCCATCCATCAGGAGTATTTATTATACATACGGTACGCCTCGTTATTGATTGATCCGTTCTCGGAGCCGGATGCTGCCGGTACATATTTCCACTTCTCCGCTGTTCCGTTCAGCAGAATATTTATAAACCGCGAGGGAGAGCTCGACGTTCCGAGAATGCCCAAGGAAGACTATTACCGCATCAAAATGATTCAGGGCATCGCCAGACATGTGAAAGTTGATTGTCCAACGATAGATCATTTCATTGCCACATATGAAGCAAAGCTTCAGGAAGTAACGCGTACACATCCAGATCAGCGTCTGTCGACCGCGTTTGTGATCCAGTCGTTTCAGCAGGATATTCGCATGATTTGCAACAGGCTTGAGGGATAA
- the nikA gene encoding nickel ABC transporter substrate-binding protein encodes MVRKRRAFIRMVTLVAVIAMGSGCAQSDTKENTQAVSSVSKINNEIIYASAKDINDMNPHLYTGSMPAQGMVYESLVENTAEGIKPLLAESWDISKDGKTYTFHLRKGVKFHDGEPFNAEAVKQNIEAVQANAGKHAWIKLSTKLKDVNVKDEYTVELVLSDAYYPALVELSMTRPYVFISPKDFKNDGTKDGVNGFHGTGPYKLTGHQVEENATFEANTEYWGGVPAIQKITAKVLPAGETTYLALQKGEINFVFTDDRGADSIDVEAMDQLAASGEYQVVRSDAMNTAMIVANSSKQNSPVHEKAVREALWIGIDRETISKDIFNGTQTVASTLFSSNVNYANVDLKVRTYDPEAAKRLLDQAGWTLAEGKIVRAKNGQPLAMKLYYDSSSSSQKMQAEFIQYAMKEIGMELDLTGEESSSIANRRATGEYDLLFNQTWGLAYDPQSTIAAFTSDSAYKHTTSGIAGADELYRKIDQVMSSTNDGSTTALHDGKSRKALYADILKIVHDEAVFVPLTNGRVTVVAPKRLQDITFKQTQYELPFEKMKFE; translated from the coding sequence ATGGTGAGAAAAAGACGTGCTTTTATACGGATGGTAACACTGGTCGCGGTCATTGCGATGGGATCAGGCTGTGCTCAGAGTGACACAAAGGAAAATACCCAAGCGGTATCATCAGTCAGTAAGATCAACAATGAAATTATCTATGCTTCTGCGAAAGATATCAATGATATGAATCCACATCTGTACACAGGTTCGATGCCTGCGCAAGGCATGGTGTATGAATCTCTGGTCGAGAACACGGCTGAGGGAATCAAACCATTGCTGGCCGAATCATGGGACATCTCCAAGGACGGCAAAACGTATACCTTTCATCTGCGCAAAGGGGTGAAGTTCCATGACGGCGAGCCCTTTAACGCCGAAGCGGTCAAACAGAATATCGAAGCGGTTCAGGCCAATGCGGGGAAACATGCCTGGATCAAGCTTTCCACGAAACTGAAGGATGTCAATGTGAAGGACGAATACACCGTGGAGTTGGTTCTGTCAGATGCCTATTATCCGGCACTGGTGGAGTTGTCCATGACCAGGCCGTATGTCTTCATCTCCCCAAAGGATTTCAAAAATGATGGAACCAAGGACGGGGTGAACGGTTTCCATGGGACTGGGCCGTACAAGTTGACGGGGCACCAGGTCGAAGAAAATGCCACTTTTGAAGCGAATACGGAATACTGGGGCGGTGTACCTGCCATTCAGAAAATCACAGCCAAAGTGCTTCCCGCTGGAGAAACGACATATTTGGCACTGCAAAAAGGGGAGATCAACTTTGTCTTCACGGATGACCGCGGGGCAGACAGCATTGACGTAGAAGCGATGGATCAGCTGGCTGCATCCGGCGAGTATCAGGTGGTGCGAAGTGATGCGATGAACACGGCGATGATTGTCGCGAATAGCAGCAAGCAAAACAGCCCGGTTCATGAAAAAGCTGTGCGGGAAGCGTTATGGATCGGTATCGATCGGGAGACGATTAGCAAAGATATTTTCAATGGCACTCAGACGGTAGCGAGTACGTTGTTTTCATCGAATGTGAACTACGCCAATGTCGATTTGAAGGTTCGAACGTATGATCCGGAAGCAGCCAAACGTCTGCTGGATCAGGCAGGCTGGACTTTGGCAGAGGGCAAGATCGTACGTGCGAAGAACGGCCAGCCCTTAGCGATGAAGCTTTACTATGACAGCAGCTCGTCCTCACAGAAAATGCAGGCGGAGTTCATCCAATATGCGATGAAAGAGATCGGTATGGAACTCGATCTGACAGGCGAAGAGTCCTCTTCCATTGCGAACCGAAGAGCGACCGGGGAATATGACCTGTTGTTCAACCAGACCTGGGGACTTGCGTATGATCCGCAGAGTACCATCGCCGCGTTTACATCGGATTCAGCATACAAACATACGACAAGTGGCATCGCCGGAGCGGATGAACTGTATCGGAAAATCGATCAGGTGATGAGCTCAACCAACGATGGCTCAACAACGGCACTTCATGATGGAAAATCGAGAAAAGCACTTTATGCGGATATTTTAAAAATAGTACATGATGAAGCGGTGTTCGTCCCGCTTACGAACGGGCGTGTCACCGTTGTTGCTCCGAAACGTCTGCAAGACATTACCTTTAAGCAGACACAGTATGAATTGCCGTTTGAAAAGATGAAATTCGAGTAG
- the opp1B gene encoding nickel/cobalt ABC transporter permease: MGSYIAKRLLLTIPLLIVISLITFLLINLSPLDPAVVVLQAQDVPQITDELIAQTNEALGFNQPFLVRYMDWMGAVVQFDFGYSFVSGESVWSLIGPALLNTLKLTLVSSVFIILLSIGLGVLCALKEGKMLDQSVRGISFFLTAMPSYWLAAILIWYFSVKLDLLPTSGMDSYRSYILPVLVITVSYTGIYFRTVRSAMLSNMNEDYVLYARASGLSERKVMLHILRNSLQVAVSIFCMAIPIVLGSTVVIENVFAWPGLGRLSVKSILSRDFPIIQAYVLILAVTFVLFNMLSDMINAALNPRLRKEI, encoded by the coding sequence ATGGGAAGTTATATCGCAAAACGTCTGCTGCTGACCATCCCTTTGCTGATCGTTATTTCGTTAATTACTTTTCTACTAATCAATCTCTCCCCACTCGACCCGGCCGTCGTTGTACTACAGGCTCAGGATGTACCGCAGATTACGGACGAACTGATCGCTCAAACGAATGAAGCGCTCGGTTTTAACCAACCTTTCCTTGTTCGTTATATGGACTGGATGGGAGCTGTTGTGCAGTTTGATTTCGGATATTCTTTCGTGTCCGGGGAGTCGGTGTGGTCTTTGATCGGGCCGGCGTTACTGAATACATTAAAGCTTACACTTGTATCCTCGGTCTTCATCATTCTTTTATCCATAGGGCTTGGTGTTCTCTGTGCCCTGAAAGAAGGGAAGATGCTGGATCAATCCGTCAGAGGTATTTCCTTTTTTCTGACAGCGATGCCGTCTTATTGGCTTGCGGCCATCCTGATCTGGTATTTTTCGGTGAAACTAGACCTGCTGCCGACCAGCGGCATGGACTCTTATCGCAGCTACATTTTACCTGTGCTGGTGATCACGGTCAGTTATACGGGCATTTATTTCCGGACAGTACGGAGTGCGATGCTGAGCAATATGAATGAAGATTATGTACTTTATGCCCGCGCAAGCGGCCTCAGCGAGCGGAAGGTCATGCTGCACATTCTGCGTAACTCCTTGCAAGTCGCGGTGTCCATCTTCTGCATGGCGATTCCGATTGTACTGGGCAGCACCGTTGTTATTGAAAATGTATTTGCATGGCCGGGGCTTGGCCGCCTGAGTGTAAAGTCGATTCTGAGCCGGGATTTTCCGATCATTCAGGCGTATGTGCTTATTTTGGCGGTAACGTTCGTGTTATTTAACATGCTTTCGGATATGATCAATGCTGCGCTGAATCCTCGTTTAAGAAAGGAAATCTGA
- the opp1C gene encoding nickel/cobalt ABC transporter permease, protein MRLFKTLSRDKLALTSLAVIIVTIVLGICAPLIAPHDPGAVNMKLRYASPSWPYLLGNDHLGRCVLSRLIYGIRPSVLWVLFALGFSVLIGAAAGFVAGYFKGKVDAWLMRICDIMLSFPGYVMTLAVVGILGAGLENILIAFVCMKWAWFARVIRTSVMQFSDMDYVKFAKASGIPSWTIITRHIIPVTFADIAVISSGAMCSMMLQVSGLSFLGLGIQAPHAEWGMMLNEAREVMFSRPELMLAPGLAIVVVVSAFNFLSDALQIALDPKLMTSPGKPDKSREREVRKAAYEYSRG, encoded by the coding sequence ATGCGACTATTCAAAACTCTGAGCCGTGACAAGCTTGCGCTGACCTCTCTTGCCGTCATTATTGTGACCATTGTTCTGGGCATCTGTGCGCCCCTTATTGCACCTCATGACCCTGGAGCCGTCAACATGAAACTACGGTATGCCTCACCTTCCTGGCCCTATCTGTTAGGCAATGATCACCTTGGCCGATGTGTCTTATCCAGACTGATTTACGGTATCCGTCCAAGTGTGTTATGGGTACTATTCGCACTTGGTTTCTCCGTATTGATTGGTGCGGCAGCAGGATTTGTCGCAGGGTATTTCAAAGGTAAAGTGGATGCGTGGTTGATGCGAATCTGTGACATTATGCTTTCTTTTCCCGGATATGTGATGACCTTGGCGGTGGTTGGTATTTTGGGGGCGGGCCTTGAAAATATTCTGATCGCATTTGTCTGCATGAAATGGGCCTGGTTTGCTCGTGTCATTCGCACATCCGTGATGCAGTTCTCGGACATGGATTATGTAAAATTCGCCAAAGCTTCGGGCATACCCAGTTGGACGATTATTACACGTCACATCATTCCGGTAACCTTTGCCGATATCGCCGTAATCTCCAGTGGTGCGATGTGTTCCATGATGCTGCAGGTGTCGGGACTATCTTTTCTGGGACTGGGCATTCAGGCGCCCCATGCAGAGTGGGGCATGATGCTGAATGAGGCGAGAGAAGTCATGTTCTCCAGACCTGAATTGATGCTTGCACCGGGACTTGCGATCGTTGTGGTGGTGTCGGCTTTTAATTTTTTATCGGATGCACTACAGATTGCTCTAGACCCGAAATTAATGACCTCTCCAGGCAAGCCGGATAAATCTCGTGAAAGAGAGGTGAGAAAGGCAGCCTATGAATATAGTCGAGGTTGA